The Endomicrobiales bacterium genome includes the window AACAGGCGCAAGCGCTTACTCAAGAATTTGGGACTGGGGTAGGTTAAGAAAAATTGCTGACTCGGTTGGCGCGTACCTTTTTGCTGACATTGCTCATTATGCTGGCCTCATTGTAGCAGGTATCTACCCATCGCCAATACCTTTTGCGGATATTGTTACAACAACAACGCATAAAACACTTCGCGGCCCAAGAGGCGGAATAATTATGGGCAAAGAGAAATATGCCGCCGCAATAAACAAAGCTGTTTTTCCGGGCGATCAGGGCGGCCCGCTTATGCATGTTATAGCCGCAAAGGCTGTTGCTTTTGGCGAGGCGCTTTCGCAGGAGTTTATAACATATCAAAAACAAGTGCTTTCAAATGCCAAAGCGCTGGCAGCGGAACTTACAAAAAAAGGTTTGCGTATTGTTTCCGGCGGAACAGATTGCCATATGTTCCTTGTGGACTTGCGTCCAATAGGAGTAAAAGGTAAAGACGCGCAGGAAGTTTTGGAAAGTGTTGGAATAACAATAAATAAAAACGCCATACCATATGACCCGGAAAAACCCTCTATAACTTCAGGCATAAGAATTGGTACTCCTGCGGTAACAACCAGAGGAATGAAAGAAGCTGAAATGGAAAAAATTGCCACATGGATTGTACAGACATTAAAAAATGTGGGCAATGAACAAGCTTTATTGAACATAAAAAAAGAAGTTCACGCGTTTTGTCAAAGTTTTCCGCTTTATTAAAATAAATGGCCTATTTACTAAACAGATTATTAAAGTATAGCTGGTCTTAGCGGGAAGTTTTTTTGTTGATGTATGTTTTCATGCTTATATTTTCAATTGTTTAAATTTTACTTGCGGTATTAAAGGCAGCTAACTAATGGGTGAACGCAAAAAGAAAATTCTAATAGTTTTTGGCACAAGGCCAGAGGCAATAAAAATGGCCCCGGTGCTAAAAGCTTTCCGCACAAAATCATATTTTGATGTTAAGGTCTGTGTTAGCGCCCAGCACCGCACTATGTTAGACGAAGTTTTAGAGCTTTTCAAAATCACTCCGGATTATGATTTAAACATAATGCAATCAGACCAAAACCTGTATCATATAACGGCAAACACTCTTCTTAAAATGGAAGCCGTGCTTGAAAGAGAAAAACCTGATATGGTTTTTGTTCATGGCGACACTACAACAACTTTCGCGGCAACGCTTGCTGCCTTTTACAAAAAAATTCCGGTTGCCCATGTTGAAGCGGGGCTTAGAACTTGCAATAAGTTTGAACCGTTCCCGGAAGAGGCAAATCGTGTTTTAACAGATGCGTTAAGCACTATTTGCTTTGCGCCTACTGCTCAGGCAAAGGCAGCACTGTTAAAAGAAGGTATTGAAAACAAAAAAATTTTTGTTACAGGAAATACGGTGATAGATGCTCTTAATGAAACGCTCAAACGCAACCTTGATTTTAAAAATAGCGAACTTAAAAAAATATGTCATGGCAGTGGTAAAATAATGCTTTTAACGGCCCACCGCAGGGAAAACTTTGGAAAGCCGATGGAAAACATTTTTCAGGCAATTAAAAAAATAGCACTAAAGCACCCTGAAATAAAAATTATATACCCTGTTCACTTAAACCCGAATGTGCAGACACCTGCAAAAAAAATATTAGGCAATGTCAAAAATATTTATCTTTTGCCGCCATTAACATACGGTGACCTTACAAAACTTATGCAAAGGTCATACTTAGTAATAACCGACTCAGGCGGCATACAAGAAGAAGCGCCGGCACTAGCAAAGCCTGTTCTTGTATTAAGAAACATTACCGAACGGCCAGAAGCGGTTGCCGCAGGCACTGTAAAACTTGTTGGTTCAAATAAAGAAAAAGTTTTTTTGGAAATTGAAAAATTGTTAAATAACACAAAGGCATACTCTGATATGGCAAAGACAACAAATCCATATGGTGACGGTATGGCATCAAAACGCATACTTTACACCGTGGAAAATTATTTTGGCGTAAATAAAAACAGCCACAAGGGATTTCAATGGAAAGCATAAACGCACGCGTAACATTAAAGCCAAAAGAGCATTTTAGGTTGCTTGGCGGACATCAGTGGGTATTTTCAAATGAAATACAAAAAATAGAAGGCTCGCCGCAAAAGGGTGCGATAGTTGCCGCTTATTCTTCTGACAACATATTTCTTGGGCTTGGTTTTTATAACCCCAGTTCGCTTATTGCTTTTCGTCTTATAAGTAAAAAAAATGAGCTTATTAATGACGCTTTTTGGCATACTAAAATAAGCAATGCAATTGCTTACAGAAAAGAAATGCTTGGCAACATTAAGTACTGCCGTCTTGTTTTTGGAGAGTCCGATTTTTTGCCCGGCCTTGTGGTAGATAGCTTTAGCGATTACTTATCGGTTCAGTTTATTGGGGCCGGTATGGATAAAATTAAAGATGAAATAACGAAAATTCTTGTAGATTTGCTTGCCCCAAAAGGCATAGTTGAACGAAACGATTCTTCTTTGCGCAAAATGGAAGGTCTTGAACAGGGGATTGGCATTATTTATGGAACTGTGCCCGATAGTGTTGAAATAATTGAGAACAAAATAAAGTACTCTGCCAGTATTTTATCTGGCCAAAAGACAGGTTTCTATTACGACCAAAGAGAAAACAGGCAAGTTGCGGCCTCTTACTGCAAAGGCAAAAGAGTGCTTGACTGTTTTTGTCATAGCGGGGCATTTGCGCTAAATGCTCTTGGCGCCGGAGCCACCTACGCTGTAGCGGTTGACTCGTCAAAAGACGCGCTTGAGCTTTGCTCGCAAAATGCAGTTTTAAATAATATGCAAGAAAATTTTGCCACAGAAAAAGCCGATGCTCTTGAAATGCTAATGGAAACAGCTAAGTCGCACTCAAAGCCCGATGTTATAATGATAGACCCTCCAGCGTTAATAAAAAGTAAAAAAGATTTTGGTCCGGGGTACAGGCACTATGTAAAGTTAAATGCCGCGGCAATGAAGGCTATAAGTCAAGGCGGCATACTTGTAACTTCCTCATGCTCACACAATTTGCCGGGTAGTGAATTTTATAAAATGCTTTCAGAGGCCGCATCCAGGGCAGGAAAAAACGCGGTGCTTTTGCATATGGGCACTCAGGCGAAAGACCACCCAATACTTTTAAATATGCCGGAAACACATTACCTGAAATTTGCGGTATTAAAAATTTATTAAATATTTTATGCCAAATAATTTAAACAAAAGTGCGAACAAGTATGTATAAAATTATATAAGGCGAGAGGGTTAATGAAAGAAAAACAGAAAATGCCAATTTTAAATAAAGTAACACCAACTCTTTTGCAGGTTATGCCTTATGAATTTAGCGGTAAAAAAATTGAAGTAAAAATTGAAACCGATGAATTTACCTGCCTTTGCCCTTGGACTGGGTTACCAGATTTTGCTTTTCTAAAAGTTGTTTATGTGCCAGGCAAAGTTGTACTTGAACTAAAATCCCTTAAAATGTATTTGCAGTCATATAGAATGGTTGGTGTTGTGCATGAAAGCGCGGTAAACAGCATACTAAAAGATTTATCATCAGCGTGTAAACCATTAAATATGATTGTTGAGCTTGTTTTTAAGGTTCGCGGCGGCATAACAACAACCGTGTCGGCACAATATAAAAAATAATTAATGGTTTTTAACAATTCAGGAAAGGGTTCAGCGAGAGTTAGGGTACTTGAGCCCTTCGGCAAGCTCAGGGTAAACTCCCGACGAAACGGGAAAACCATAGGTTTTCCCTTGTAGAGCAGTTTGGCGAAATCATATTAGCCAAACCAAGTATGAACGAAGTGAATACTAAGTTCCGCTTTTGGCGGAACGCGATATAAATGTTCTTTTACAACTTAGGAAAGGGTTCAGCGAACGGAAGTGAGCGACGACGAAACGGGAAAACCTAAGGTTTTCCCTTGTAGAGCGGTTTGGCGAAATCATATTAGCCAAACCAAGTATGAACGAAGTGAATACTAAGTTCCGCTTTTGGCGGAACGCGATATTTGGAGATAAAATGTTTAAAAGAATTCAGCATATACACTTTGTTGGCATTGGCGGTTCTGGAATGTCTGGCATTGCAGAGGTGCTTTTAAGTTTGGGTTATAAGGTAAGCGGTTCAGACCTTAAACAAAGCGAGGCATCAGACCATTTAGTGCAATTAGGCGCAAAAGTGTTTATAGGCCACGATTGCAAAAACATACTTGGCGCGGATGTTGTGGTAACATCTACAGCGGTGCATCACACAAACCCTGAGGTAATAGAGGCAGAAAAAAATATAATTCCAGTTATACCGCGTGTTGAAATGCTTGCCGAACTTGCGAGGTTAAAATACACTGTTACCATAGCCGGCACGCATGGGAAAACTACCACAACTTCTATGGCAGCACTCGTACTTGCAAAAGGCGGGCTTGACCCTACAATGGTTATTGGCGGCCGTCTAAAAAATATAAATAGCGGCGCAAAACTCGGCAAAGGTGAGTTCCTTGTTGCGGAAGCCGATGAGTCGGATGGTTCATTTTTAAAGCTGTCTCCTGCCGTAACTGTTGTAACAAATATAGATAACGACCACTTAGATTACTACGGCACATTAGATAACATAAAGCACGCGTTTGTTGAACACATTAACAGCGTGCCATTTTATGGAACTTCAATAATTTGCACAGATGATGAAAACATTAAAAGCATAATTCCTCAAATAAAAAGGCGCTTTCAAACATATGGTTTTTTGGGTAATCCCGATTTTACCGCTTATGAGTTTTCCCGTTCAGAGGCAATGTTTACCTTCAAGGTTGCGCACAAAGGCAAAGAGCTCGGCAGGGCATCGCTTAGAGTACCAGGCAAGCACAATGTGTTAAACGCTCTTGCGGCAATAGCCGTTGGTTTAGAGCTTGGAATTGGGTTTACGCAAATTGCTTCAGCGCTGAGTGAGTATTCGGGTGTTGGCAGGCGTATGGAACTAAAAGGTGAAAAAAGGGATATTTTAGTAATAGATGATTACGGGCACCACCCGACTGAATTGAAGGCAACGCTTGCCGCAGTACGCGAGGGATGGCCACAAAGAAGAATCGTAGCGCTTTTCCAGCCTCATAGATATTCGCGCACAGCGCATATATACAAAGATTTTGGCACGGTTTTTACCGTAGCCGATATTGTAAAAATTTTGCCGATATATTCTGCGGGTGAAAAGCCGATACCAGGCGTTTCAAGTCAGCTGATAATTGATGCAATTAACAGCTCAGGCAAGCAAGCCCAAAGTTATGAAGGTATTGAGCCGCTAAAAGCAGAGTTAAAAAGCGGCGATGTAGTTATAACTTTTGGCGCTGGTGATATTTACAAAACCGGAGAGGAAATACTGAGGTCGCTATGAGCGAAATGTTTGGTATGATACCTCCTACCAACTTGGGCTTACTGTTGAATGAACCAATTTCAAAACACACAACTTTCGGTGTTGGCGGAAATACAAAATACTTTGTTCGTGTTTCAAATACAAATGAATTACTTCAAATTATTAATTATTGCATAAAAGAAAAAATAAAATATTTTGTGCTTGGCTCCGGTTCAAATGTTCTTTTCAATGATGCTCCTTTTAACGGAATAGTAATAAAACTTGGGTGCGAGTTTAATAATGTTTCTGTTGACGGGCAAACAATTGTAGCCGGCGCCGGCGCGCAATTGAGTTTGGTTGTACGCAAGGCCGCCGAAAATGGGCTTACTGGCCTTGAGTTTGCTTCGGCAATACCAGGTACTGTTGGCGGTGCGGTTTTTGGAAATGCCGGCACAAAAGATGAATGGATAAGCGAAGTTTTGCAAAGTGTAAGCGCAGTGCTTAAAAATGGCAGCCAACAAACATTTCAACGCTCTGAAATGCAATTTGCTTATAGAACTTGTGCAATAGAGAATGTCGCGTGCTTTACTCAGGCGGTTTTTGGTTTGAAAACAGGCGTAAAAAATGATATTTTTCAAAAAATAAAAGATTTTGCGCTTAAAAAATCGCTTAGCCAGCCGCTTGGAACAAAAAATGCCGGTTCAATTTTCAAAAATCCGGCAGGTGCATTTGCCGGCCGGCTAATAGAGCAGGCAGGGCTTAAAGGTTTTTGTGTTGGAGGGGCAAGAATATCGTATATACACGCCAATTTTATTGAAAATGAAAATAATGCCAAAGCCGCTGATATTTTAGCTCTTATAAAAATTGTACAAGATAAAGTTTTAAAAAAGTTTAATATAAAACTTGAAACTGAAATAAAAATAGTTGAATGAGTATGATAAATAAAATAAAAAAAATGAAAATAGCTGTACTCTTTGGGGGAACATCTTCCGAAAGAGAAATATCTATTTTAACAGGCCGCGCGGTAATTTCCGCGCTCAAGCGCCTTGGCGCAAAAGTTGTTGGAATTGACTTTGATGGTTCTCCTTTCATGATAAAAAAGGCAAAACCCGATTTTGTATTCATTGCCTTGCATGGTACATTAGGGGAAGATGGTTGTGTGCAGGGAATGCTAAATCTTATGAAAATTCCCTACTCCGGCAGCGGTGTGGAGGCAAGTGCGCTTTGCATGAATAAGGCGCTAACAAAGGTGATTTTTAAAAGTAATAACCTGCCTACCCCAAAATGGAAAGAAGTTTGCGCGGAAGATAAAATAAACAATAATACCTTTACTTACCCGTGCTTTGTTAAGCCGGCATCGCAAGGTTCTGCAATAGGCATGTCACTTGTAAAAAACAAAAAAGATCTGGGTTCTGCATTGAAAACAGCATTTAAATACGACAAAAAGGCCTTAGTTGAAGATTACATAAAGGGAACTGAAATTACAGTCGGTGTTTTGGGCGATAATGTTTTGCCGGCGGTAGAAATAGTGCCGAAAAGTGAGTTTTACGACTTTAAATCAAAATATAAAAAGGGTTGTTCAAACCATATTATTCCGCCGCGCATTAGTAATAAAGCTCGTTTGCTTGCACAGAGATATGCGTTAAAAGCATGCAAATGCAGCGGGTGCGAAGTAGTTGCAAGGGTTGATATGATAGTTCCAAAAAACTCCATACCTCAGATATTAGAAATAAATACAGTGCCTGGTATGACTGAAACATCGCTATTGCCCGATGCCGCGCGAGCCGCTGGCATTGGTTTTGATGAATTGGTTTTAAAAATAATTGAATACTCATTAAAAAAATGAAAAGAAAAGCAATAAAAGTTAGCAGAAGAAAAAAGTTTACTTTTAAAACTACGGTTACCACAAGGCCAAAGGTTAGAAATAGAAGAATAAAGCAATTTAGGGTAATATTTGTTTTTATGCTTATCCTGATAGTTTGCTCATTTCTTTTATTTAGGGGTGGTAAAATTATTTCAAATTGTGTTGTTAACGCAGAACAGTTTAAACTGCGTTACGTTGAAGTTGTATCAAGTAAAAATATAACCCGTAGCGAAGTGCTTTCGTTTTTGCCTTTTAGAGAAGGCAACAGTATGTTTAAGCTTTGGATTAGGGAAACAAAACAAAAAATATTACAAGAAAAGCCGGAAATTGAAAGTGTAAAAATTCATCGCGGATGGCGAAAAGTTATAGTTACCTGGAAAGAAAGAACTCCTATTGGTTGGGTATTAAAAGACGGCAGTAAAATTGGTGTAGATTATACTAACAAAGAATTTCCTTTAAGGGGCCAATGGGCTCAAATTGAGCTACCGCAGTTAGATGCAAAAAGCATTTCTGAACGAGCAGAGGTACTTGAGTTTATGAAAGCGCTTTCACACTTTAATAAGGAGTTTTTTGCGCAAGGCGTAGAGTTTAGTATGCTTGGCAATAAATCAATATGCTTTAATTTAAAAGATGGAACAAAAATATATTGGGGTACACCTGATAGTTTTGAAATTCCCGACAAATTACATAAACTAAACAAGGTTTTTGCCGATGCCAAAAGTAAATACAAAGGCATAGAGTATGTGGATTTGCGATTTTTTGATCAAGGCAGAATACTTTTAAAACCAAAAGCAGTTGCGGCAGTAGTTGACTCAAGCGCAATCAGCCAAAAAAGATCTAAAAAAACTTTAAAAGCGAGGTAGTGATAAAATGTCAAAAAGCCAAGCAATAGCCGGCTTAGATCTGGGTAGTGGAAAAATCACCTGCGTTCTCGCAGTTCCTTCAGAAAAAAACGGTGAGTTTGAAATTTTAAACGGAGCTGTTATTGCATGCAAAGGTTTGCGCGGCGGGGTTATTTTAAACTTGCAAGATACCTCGGCAGCAATAAGGCAGGTAATTGATAAGTTAGAAGAGGAATCAGGAGAAGAAGTGCGCGGTGTATTTCTGGCATTGCGCGGCGACCATATAATTTCTCTCAACTCTCAGTTTGAAAAAAGAATTCAACGCAGCGATAAAGAAATAAACAAAGAAGATGTTGAGGAAGTAATTGAAAACGCAAAACCTATACGGCTTGATAACGATCAAGAAATAATACACACAATTCCGCAAGAGTTTTCTTTGGACTCTCAACAAGGCGTGCCAAACCCCGTAGGTATGGAAGGCAACATTTTGGGTGTAAATGTGCACATTGTTAAGGCCTCTAGCACATTATTAGGTAATATAAGTAAAGCGGTTGCAAATGCAGGTTTTCAAATAGATGAGCCGGTTTATGGGTTGCTTGCGGCAGGCGACATTGTTCTTACTCAAGAAGAAAAAGAAATTGGTTGTTTGTTAATTGATTTTAGTGGTTCAAGCACAGGTGTTGCGGTTTATAAAGACGGAAAGATTCGCTACAGCAAAGAGTTTCACCTTTTTGGTTCAGACCACATAACACAAGATATAGCGCATGCTTTAAAAACATCTTTTGCCACCGCGCAGAAAATAAAAGAAAATTATGGGCTTGCCATGACTGAGCTGATAAGTGAAGACAGCGTATTTGACTATACAAGGGTAGACGGGCACAATGTGCTTAAAGCAACAAAGAAACAGCTTGTAGAAATAATTCAAACTCGCGTAGACCAGATGTTGTATGCGATAGAGGAAGACCTTAAAGCGTCGTCAGACCCTACAATGTTTGAGGCAGGCGGTGTAATAATTACTGGTGGCGGTTCAAAGCTTGAAGGCCTTGTTCGCGCAACAGAAAAAACATTTGGTACTTATGCAAGAAAAGGCCGCGCAATTGATATTAACGGGCCTGAGTCAATAGTTGACGATGCGGTTTTTGTTACCGTCCTTGGACTTTTTAAAACAGATTTAACACCGCGTTGTCCTTCAAAAAGACGCTCGTATATTGGTAGTGGCGGCTCACTTTTTGTTAAAATTCGTCGCTGGATTGAAGACACATTTTAAATTATTTTTGGTTTTGTAAAAACAGGTTGTAAAAGTTAAAGGATTAAATATGATAAGGTTCAAAGTTCCTCAAGAATTGGGCAGCAAATTTGCGGCAAAAATAAAAGTTGTAGGTATCGGCGGCGGCGGCACAAATGCAATAAACAGAATGATTGATAGCGGTATCAGGGGTGTTGAACTTATAGCAATGAACACAGACACTCAATCGCTGTTAAAGTCCAACGCGCCAATTAAATTACAAATAGGTGAAAAGCTAACAAAAGGCCTTGGTGTTGGCGGAAACCCAGCATTAGGTAAGCAAGCCGCCGAAGAAAGCCGCGAACGCATAAAAGAAATGCTTGCCGATGCCGATATGGTTTTTGTAACAACGGGAATGGGTGGCGGCACGGGTACCGGAGCCACGCCTGTAGTTGCGCAAATAGCAAAAGAGCTTGGCAAATTAATTGTTGCCGTTGTAACAAAACCATTTGATTTTGAAAATAAAATCCGCCAGGAGCAGGCAGAAGAAGGAATAAAAGAGTTAAAAAAATATGTGGATACATATCTAATAATTAAAAACGAAAAATTGTTTACCATAACAGACGAAAAAATGCCTATGATAGAGGCGTTTAAAATGGTTGACGATGTTCTCAGCAGAGCTGTACAGTCAATATCCGATATAATAAACATACCAGGTCAAATAAATGTTGAC containing:
- the wecB gene encoding UDP-N-acetylglucosamine 2-epimerase (non-hydrolyzing), which gives rise to MGERKKKILIVFGTRPEAIKMAPVLKAFRTKSYFDVKVCVSAQHRTMLDEVLELFKITPDYDLNIMQSDQNLYHITANTLLKMEAVLEREKPDMVFVHGDTTTTFAATLAAFYKKIPVAHVEAGLRTCNKFEPFPEEANRVLTDALSTICFAPTAQAKAALLKEGIENKKIFVTGNTVIDALNETLKRNLDFKNSELKKICHGSGKIMLLTAHRRENFGKPMENIFQAIKKIALKHPEIKIIYPVHLNPNVQTPAKKILGNVKNIYLLPPLTYGDLTKLMQRSYLVITDSGGIQEEAPALAKPVLVLRNITERPEAVAAGTVKLVGSNKEKVFLEIEKLLNNTKAYSDMAKTTNPYGDGMASKRILYTVENYFGVNKNSHKGFQWKA
- a CDS encoding D-alanine--D-alanine ligase, which encodes MINKIKKMKIAVLFGGTSSEREISILTGRAVISALKRLGAKVVGIDFDGSPFMIKKAKPDFVFIALHGTLGEDGCVQGMLNLMKIPYSGSGVEASALCMNKALTKVIFKSNNLPTPKWKEVCAEDKINNNTFTYPCFVKPASQGSAIGMSLVKNKKDLGSALKTAFKYDKKALVEDYIKGTEITVGVLGDNVLPAVEIVPKSEFYDFKSKYKKGCSNHIIPPRISNKARLLAQRYALKACKCSGCEVVARVDMIVPKNSIPQILEINTVPGMTETSLLPDAARAAGIGFDELVLKIIEYSLKK
- a CDS encoding FtsQ-type POTRA domain-containing protein codes for the protein MKRKAIKVSRRKKFTFKTTVTTRPKVRNRRIKQFRVIFVFMLILIVCSFLLFRGGKIISNCVVNAEQFKLRYVEVVSSKNITRSEVLSFLPFREGNSMFKLWIRETKQKILQEKPEIESVKIHRGWRKVIVTWKERTPIGWVLKDGSKIGVDYTNKEFPLRGQWAQIELPQLDAKSISERAEVLEFMKALSHFNKEFFAQGVEFSMLGNKSICFNLKDGTKIYWGTPDSFEIPDKLHKLNKVFADAKSKYKGIEYVDLRFFDQGRILLKPKAVAAVVDSSAISQKRSKKTLKAR
- the ftsA gene encoding cell division protein FtsA — translated: MSKSQAIAGLDLGSGKITCVLAVPSEKNGEFEILNGAVIACKGLRGGVILNLQDTSAAIRQVIDKLEEESGEEVRGVFLALRGDHIISLNSQFEKRIQRSDKEINKEDVEEVIENAKPIRLDNDQEIIHTIPQEFSLDSQQGVPNPVGMEGNILGVNVHIVKASSTLLGNISKAVANAGFQIDEPVYGLLAAGDIVLTQEEKEIGCLLIDFSGSSTGVAVYKDGKIRYSKEFHLFGSDHITQDIAHALKTSFATAQKIKENYGLAMTELISEDSVFDYTRVDGHNVLKATKKQLVEIIQTRVDQMLYAIEEDLKASSDPTMFEAGGVIITGGGSKLEGLVRATEKTFGTYARKGRAIDINGPESIVDDAVFVTVLGLFKTDLTPRCPSKRRSYIGSGGSLFVKIRRWIEDTF
- the murC gene encoding UDP-N-acetylmuramate--L-alanine ligase, translating into MFKRIQHIHFVGIGGSGMSGIAEVLLSLGYKVSGSDLKQSEASDHLVQLGAKVFIGHDCKNILGADVVVTSTAVHHTNPEVIEAEKNIIPVIPRVEMLAELARLKYTVTIAGTHGKTTTTSMAALVLAKGGLDPTMVIGGRLKNINSGAKLGKGEFLVAEADESDGSFLKLSPAVTVVTNIDNDHLDYYGTLDNIKHAFVEHINSVPFYGTSIICTDDENIKSIIPQIKRRFQTYGFLGNPDFTAYEFSRSEAMFTFKVAHKGKELGRASLRVPGKHNVLNALAAIAVGLELGIGFTQIASALSEYSGVGRRMELKGEKRDILVIDDYGHHPTELKATLAAVREGWPQRRIVALFQPHRYSRTAHIYKDFGTVFTVADIVKILPIYSAGEKPIPGVSSQLIIDAINSSGKQAQSYEGIEPLKAELKSGDVVITFGAGDIYKTGEEILRSL
- the murB gene encoding UDP-N-acetylmuramate dehydrogenase → MSEMFGMIPPTNLGLLLNEPISKHTTFGVGGNTKYFVRVSNTNELLQIINYCIKEKIKYFVLGSGSNVLFNDAPFNGIVIKLGCEFNNVSVDGQTIVAGAGAQLSLVVRKAAENGLTGLEFASAIPGTVGGAVFGNAGTKDEWISEVLQSVSAVLKNGSQQTFQRSEMQFAYRTCAIENVACFTQAVFGLKTGVKNDIFQKIKDFALKKSLSQPLGTKNAGSIFKNPAGAFAGRLIEQAGLKGFCVGGARISYIHANFIENENNAKAADILALIKIVQDKVLKKFNIKLETEIKIVE
- the queF gene encoding preQ(1) synthase — protein: MKEKQKMPILNKVTPTLLQVMPYEFSGKKIEVKIETDEFTCLCPWTGLPDFAFLKVVYVPGKVVLELKSLKMYLQSYRMVGVVHESAVNSILKDLSSACKPLNMIVELVFKVRGGITTTVSAQYKK
- a CDS encoding class I SAM-dependent rRNA methyltransferase produces the protein MESINARVTLKPKEHFRLLGGHQWVFSNEIQKIEGSPQKGAIVAAYSSDNIFLGLGFYNPSSLIAFRLISKKNELINDAFWHTKISNAIAYRKEMLGNIKYCRLVFGESDFLPGLVVDSFSDYLSVQFIGAGMDKIKDEITKILVDLLAPKGIVERNDSSLRKMEGLEQGIGIIYGTVPDSVEIIENKIKYSASILSGQKTGFYYDQRENRQVAASYCKGKRVLDCFCHSGAFALNALGAGATYAVAVDSSKDALELCSQNAVLNNMQENFATEKADALEMLMETAKSHSKPDVIMIDPPALIKSKKDFGPGYRHYVKLNAAAMKAISQGGILVTSSCSHNLPGSEFYKMLSEAASRAGKNAVLLHMGTQAKDHPILLNMPETHYLKFAVLKIY
- the ftsZ gene encoding cell division protein FtsZ, yielding MIRFKVPQELGSKFAAKIKVVGIGGGGTNAINRMIDSGIRGVELIAMNTDTQSLLKSNAPIKLQIGEKLTKGLGVGGNPALGKQAAEESRERIKEMLADADMVFVTTGMGGGTGTGATPVVAQIAKELGKLIVAVVTKPFDFENKIRQEQAEEGIKELKKYVDTYLIIKNEKLFTITDEKMPMIEAFKMVDDVLSRAVQSISDIINIPGQINVDFADIKAIMTGAGEAVMGIGESSGQHGALDAARKAIRSQLLENGSISGAKGLIINITTNTSLNELSAVKDIVSYITNEADSEDVSIKFGIVEDSAMEGIKVTVIATGISPNKKLFGAKIGTKASIDFNRPAYTYWEIKNLK
- a CDS encoding serine hydroxymethyltransferase; amino-acid sequence: MSFLEKQDKEVFSLIQSELERQRNTIELIASENHTSQAVMEAQGSVLTNKYAEGYPGKRYYGGCEVVDTVENVAIERAKKLFGAEFVNVQPHSGTQANIAVYMALLNLGDTIMGLNLAHGGHLSHGSHVNFSGKYFKVIPYTVKQDTELLDYDEIERLAKENMPKMIITGASAYSRIWDWGRLRKIADSVGAYLFADIAHYAGLIVAGIYPSPIPFADIVTTTTHKTLRGPRGGIIMGKEKYAAAINKAVFPGDQGGPLMHVIAAKAVAFGEALSQEFITYQKQVLSNAKALAAELTKKGLRIVSGGTDCHMFLVDLRPIGVKGKDAQEVLESVGITINKNAIPYDPEKPSITSGIRIGTPAVTTRGMKEAEMEKIATWIVQTLKNVGNEQALLNIKKEVHAFCQSFPLY